The following are encoded together in the Tepidiforma bonchosmolovskayae genome:
- a CDS encoding aldo/keto reductase: MDYRPLGRTGIRVSPLCLGAMMFGGKTSPADSAAIIDRALDAGINFIDTANVYNQGRSEEAVGEALQRNGRRSQVILATKVHGRMGDDPNAMGNTRRHIIEQCEASLRRLKTDWIDLYQVHRPQPDVPIDETLRALDDLVRSGKVRYIGSSTFAAWQLVESLWVAKEYGLERFVCEQPPYNLLDRRIERELLPMAQAYGFGIIPWSPLAGGLLTGKYRRNAPPPEDSRYANLDANPLYRRRMNEAIWDVVEPLESLAREKGTTISRLALAWCIHQPGVTSPIIGPRTMEQLEDNLGALEVTITDEDRKAIDRIIPPGTHVAPYYEADWRAGAFRW, translated from the coding sequence GTGGATTACCGACCGCTCGGCCGAACCGGCATCCGCGTCAGCCCCCTCTGCCTCGGCGCCATGATGTTCGGCGGCAAAACCTCCCCCGCCGACTCGGCAGCCATCATTGACCGCGCCCTCGATGCCGGCATCAACTTCATCGATACCGCCAACGTCTACAACCAGGGGCGCAGCGAAGAGGCCGTCGGCGAGGCGCTCCAGCGCAACGGCCGCCGCAGCCAGGTCATCCTCGCAACCAAGGTCCACGGCCGCATGGGCGACGACCCGAACGCCATGGGAAATACCCGGCGCCACATCATCGAGCAGTGCGAAGCCAGCCTCCGCCGCCTGAAGACCGACTGGATCGACCTCTACCAGGTCCATCGGCCCCAGCCCGATGTTCCGATTGACGAGACACTTCGCGCGCTCGATGACCTCGTCCGCTCCGGCAAGGTGCGGTACATCGGCAGCAGCACCTTCGCCGCCTGGCAGCTGGTCGAAAGCCTCTGGGTCGCGAAGGAGTACGGGCTTGAGCGCTTCGTCTGCGAACAGCCTCCGTACAACCTGCTCGACCGCCGCATCGAGCGGGAACTCCTCCCAATGGCCCAGGCCTACGGGTTCGGCATCATCCCCTGGAGCCCGCTTGCCGGCGGGCTCCTCACCGGGAAATACCGCCGGAACGCGCCCCCGCCCGAGGACAGCCGCTACGCCAACCTCGACGCCAACCCCCTCTACCGGCGCCGCATGAACGAAGCCATCTGGGATGTGGTCGAACCCCTCGAATCTCTTGCCAGGGAGAAAGGCACCACTATCTCCCGTCTCGCGCTCGCCTGGTGCATCCACCAGCCCGGGGTCACCAGCCCGATCATCGGCCCGCGGACCATGGAGCAGCTCGAGGACAACCTCGGCGCCCTCGAGGTCACCATCACCGATGAAGACCGAAAGGCGATCGACCGCATCATCCCTCCCGGCACGCATGTGGCTCCGTATTACGAGGCCGACTGGCGCGCCGGAGCCTTCCGGTGGTGA
- a CDS encoding transglycosylase domain-containing protein has translation MNSIVVRRRLRERRRGDGSRARPILVALLALIGFGAVCAAAGLGALFTIYNSYAKDYVPIEQKLLEVSSVPTEIYDRGGPEKGVLLATLSNPNAQLLNPVTLDQISPWMVEATVSTEDNSFWTHPGVNLKGLIRAAYENYVLNSFGAGTGGSSITQQLIKNVYICPSVAEDGDNRNACVTAERTLDRKLREIAYAIELEQDYTKEQILTWYLNQISYADRYIGVEAAAQGYFRKPAKDLTLAEAALLAGIPQAPTAYHPRLNCVKDNRGECITDELGRAVVGGEAKARQEDVLDLMVRHGRITPEQAAAAKAEEVRVYLGSNPQRAEAFVDNQVEPRLVRMCEAGILPKIPSASDCKSSVHMAGYKVVSTLDWELTAKAMEMARGFIAAGLEAGCECHNAAIVTIEPSTGQVIVYAPNRDPSFRSDRRVAGEIDQLNEINQPGSSFKPAVYLTWFDVLNKAPMSIFWDTSPLTIEGTAIENPRRDADKSEGLISARAGLGGSQNVPAFRAAQEAGVDNVIKMAKALGITTVDQRFDPTFRSHPDVTYGASIATGGANIRAIDMAYMDATIANMGRMVGVPTLARYVKVSELKSTALDTGANYELALEQKLQFEKGYLRIEGTRELDPVVILEVRDKDGNVIFRQGEPESRQVVDAGSVWLLHTIMSDCTARFIIWGCGGSNNDLGLDFFANGKRIPSGVKTGTQQGPASAADTLETWMTGYSRHAATAVWVGNATNELVNDRQFAAANTTVRLWKNWMGYYHEALAARGVPDIGKDFSDLQPRNVAQREFQTPATDRTLGPDFKYCDQVVVAWVRTDVTYESQCEEKEIDSRNGLLATEQTPAEFRKVQKFVKLPAFKPELAEELAQKRNIPIAPKEKSTGLAAIAINNITTGRTISGDTEVIGTVNPPNLKNWKLELGKSSTPTEWTTIGQGTAKVENGPLGTIRIAGLDDGVYTLRLSTNDGKGLSLVVYINVRKTGPPFPGATPTPFGGAPNNQVTPTPAQRP, from the coding sequence ATGAACAGCATCGTTGTGCGCCGCCGCCTCCGTGAGCGCCGCCGGGGCGACGGGAGCCGCGCGCGCCCCATCCTCGTCGCGCTCCTCGCACTCATCGGCTTCGGCGCCGTCTGCGCCGCGGCCGGGCTCGGCGCGCTCTTCACCATCTACAACTCCTACGCGAAGGATTACGTCCCCATCGAGCAGAAGCTGCTCGAAGTCTCGTCGGTGCCGACGGAAATCTACGACCGCGGCGGCCCCGAAAAGGGCGTGCTCCTCGCCACGCTCTCGAATCCGAACGCGCAGCTCCTCAACCCGGTCACCCTCGACCAGATTTCGCCCTGGATGGTCGAGGCCACCGTCTCGACCGAGGATAACTCCTTCTGGACCCATCCCGGCGTCAACCTCAAGGGCCTCATCCGCGCCGCCTACGAAAACTACGTCCTCAATAGCTTCGGCGCCGGCACGGGCGGGTCTTCCATCACCCAGCAGCTCATCAAAAACGTCTACATCTGCCCCTCGGTCGCCGAAGACGGCGACAACCGCAACGCCTGCGTCACCGCTGAACGCACCCTCGACCGCAAGCTCCGCGAGATCGCGTACGCCATCGAACTCGAACAGGACTACACAAAGGAGCAGATTCTCACCTGGTACCTCAACCAGATCAGCTACGCCGACCGCTACATCGGCGTCGAGGCCGCCGCACAGGGCTACTTCCGCAAGCCGGCCAAAGACCTCACCCTCGCCGAAGCGGCCCTCCTTGCTGGCATTCCGCAGGCGCCCACCGCCTACCACCCCCGCCTCAACTGTGTGAAAGATAACCGCGGCGAATGCATTACCGATGAACTCGGGCGGGCCGTTGTCGGCGGCGAGGCCAAGGCCCGCCAGGAGGACGTCCTCGACCTCATGGTCCGCCACGGCCGCATCACCCCCGAGCAGGCAGCCGCTGCCAAGGCGGAAGAAGTGCGCGTCTATCTCGGCTCCAACCCCCAGCGCGCCGAGGCGTTTGTCGACAACCAGGTCGAACCCCGCCTCGTCCGCATGTGCGAGGCCGGCATCCTCCCCAAAATCCCCTCCGCTTCCGACTGTAAATCCAGCGTCCACATGGCCGGCTATAAGGTGGTCTCGACCCTCGACTGGGAGCTGACCGCAAAGGCCATGGAGATGGCCCGCGGCTTCATCGCCGCCGGTCTCGAAGCCGGCTGCGAGTGCCACAACGCCGCCATCGTCACCATCGAGCCGTCCACCGGCCAGGTGATCGTCTACGCGCCGAACCGCGACCCGTCCTTCCGCTCCGACCGCCGGGTCGCCGGTGAGATCGACCAGCTGAACGAGATCAACCAGCCGGGCTCGTCGTTCAAACCTGCCGTCTACCTCACCTGGTTCGATGTGCTCAACAAGGCCCCCATGAGCATCTTCTGGGACACCAGCCCCCTGACCATCGAGGGCACCGCCATCGAAAACCCGCGCAGGGATGCCGACAAGTCCGAAGGGCTCATCTCGGCCCGGGCCGGCCTCGGCGGCTCACAGAACGTCCCGGCCTTCCGTGCCGCGCAGGAGGCCGGCGTCGACAACGTTATCAAGATGGCCAAAGCGCTCGGTATTACGACGGTGGATCAGCGCTTCGACCCGACCTTCCGCTCGCATCCCGACGTCACTTATGGCGCCTCGATCGCGACCGGCGGCGCCAACATCCGCGCCATCGACATGGCCTACATGGATGCGACCATCGCCAACATGGGCAGGATGGTCGGCGTCCCCACCCTTGCCCGCTATGTGAAAGTCAGTGAGCTGAAGAGCACGGCGCTCGATACCGGCGCGAACTACGAACTCGCCCTCGAGCAGAAGCTGCAGTTCGAGAAAGGCTACCTCCGTATCGAGGGCACCCGCGAACTCGACCCCGTCGTCATCCTCGAGGTCCGCGACAAGGACGGCAACGTCATCTTCCGCCAGGGCGAACCTGAATCCCGCCAGGTCGTCGATGCCGGCTCTGTCTGGCTCCTCCACACCATCATGTCCGACTGCACCGCCCGCTTCATCATCTGGGGGTGCGGCGGCAGCAACAACGACCTCGGCCTCGACTTTTTCGCCAACGGCAAGCGCATCCCCTCGGGCGTGAAGACCGGCACCCAGCAGGGGCCTGCCTCCGCCGCCGATACCCTCGAAACCTGGATGACCGGCTACTCCCGCCACGCGGCCACGGCCGTTTGGGTCGGCAACGCCACGAACGAACTCGTGAACGACCGCCAGTTCGCGGCAGCGAACACGACCGTCCGCCTTTGGAAGAACTGGATGGGCTACTACCACGAAGCCCTCGCAGCCCGCGGCGTCCCCGATATCGGCAAGGATTTTTCCGACCTCCAGCCGCGGAACGTCGCCCAGCGCGAGTTCCAGACCCCGGCAACCGACCGCACCCTTGGCCCCGATTTCAAGTACTGCGACCAGGTCGTCGTCGCCTGGGTCCGCACCGATGTGACCTACGAATCCCAGTGCGAAGAGAAGGAGATCGACAGCCGCAACGGGCTCCTCGCCACCGAACAGACGCCCGCCGAGTTCCGCAAGGTCCAGAAGTTCGTCAAACTGCCCGCGTTCAAGCCCGAACTCGCCGAGGAGCTTGCGCAGAAGCGCAACATCCCGATCGCTCCGAAGGAAAAGAGCACCGGCCTGGCCGCCATCGCCATCAACAACATTACCACCGGCCGTACCATCTCCGGCGATACCGAGGTCATCGGCACGGTCAATCCGCCCAACCTCAAGAACTGGAAGCTCGAACTCGGCAAGTCCTCCACGCCGACGGAGTGGACCACCATCGGCCAGGGCACGGCAAAGGTAGAGAACGGCCCGCTCGGCACGATCCGCATCGCCGGCCTCGATGATGGCGTCTACACCCTCCGTCTCTCAACCAACGACGGCAAGGGCCTCTCGCTCGTCGTCTACATCAACGTGCGCAAGACCGGGCCTCCGTTCCCGGGGGCGACGCCGACCCCCTTCGGCGGCGCGCCGAACAACCAGGTTACCCCGACCCCTGCGCAGCGCCCCTGA
- the gatC gene encoding Asp-tRNA(Asn)/Glu-tRNA(Gln) amidotransferase subunit GatC has product MALTRDDVLHVARLARIALSDDEVERFRAQLSGILDHFAALAAVDTDGVEPTAHPLPLANVMRDDVIEPSLPRDDVLANAPLAEDGYFRVRAVLE; this is encoded by the coding sequence ATGGCGCTCACCCGTGACGACGTGCTGCATGTCGCCCGGCTCGCCCGCATCGCCCTCAGCGATGACGAGGTCGAACGATTCAGGGCACAGCTCTCCGGCATCCTCGACCATTTCGCGGCGCTGGCCGCGGTGGACACCGACGGCGTCGAGCCGACCGCGCACCCGCTGCCGCTGGCGAATGTGATGCGCGACGACGTCATCGAGCCCTCCCTTCCGCGCGATGACGTGCTGGCAAATGCGCCGCTGGCTGAGGACGGCTACTTCCGGGTCCGGGCGGTGCTGGAATGA
- a CDS encoding thiamine pyrophosphate-binding protein, with amino-acid sequence MSGGEAVYEALRALGVEHVFGIVSVHNIPIYDAIHRLGGITPVAVRHEQGALHAADGYARATGRLGVAIASTGPGTTNAMTGLYEAQFASSRVLLITGQVESLYYGKGKGFLHEAEAQLPMLRTVTRRAESVRRTEEIAETIVAVARDIHTGRPAPGAVEIPIDLQYTRAEVDIPHIEGWPRIRPGRDALARAADLLRGARRVLIWAGGGVLASGAEAELQELAESLGAPVVTSANGRGAIPEDHPLALGPLSAHPALQELFDTADVILAVGTRFQAGATRNWSLRWPARLIHIDADPGVIGRNYTADVPVVGDARLALAALARDLADVRMEPAFAARAADLRAAALAQIRREIGPDYAAIMDAIRELAPRDALIVRDATVPAYLWGNRILPVLAPRTSIYPTSAAIGPALPLAIGAAIGAGRPAVVIQGDGGFMLNIAELATAAQYRVPVVVCVFNDRGYGVLRTIEARTFEGRQFGVDLATPDFVQVARGMGVPAEAVDSPATFRAALERGLASAGPCLLDIDMSKLTPMGGLGSPPPKRTPDIAD; translated from the coding sequence ATGTCCGGCGGCGAAGCCGTCTACGAAGCCCTGCGCGCCCTTGGCGTCGAACACGTCTTCGGTATCGTCAGCGTCCACAATATCCCCATCTACGATGCCATTCACCGCCTCGGCGGCATCACCCCGGTCGCCGTCCGCCATGAGCAGGGCGCCCTTCATGCTGCCGATGGCTACGCCCGGGCAACAGGCAGGCTTGGCGTGGCGATCGCCAGCACCGGCCCCGGGACCACCAATGCGATGACGGGCCTCTACGAGGCGCAATTCGCCTCCAGCCGCGTGCTCCTGATCACCGGCCAGGTCGAGTCGCTCTACTACGGCAAAGGGAAGGGGTTCCTCCACGAAGCCGAGGCCCAGCTGCCCATGCTCCGGACCGTCACCCGGCGCGCTGAAAGCGTGCGCCGCACCGAGGAGATCGCCGAGACCATCGTCGCCGTGGCCCGCGATATCCATACCGGCCGCCCGGCTCCCGGCGCCGTCGAAATCCCGATCGACCTGCAGTACACCCGCGCCGAGGTTGACATCCCTCACATCGAAGGCTGGCCGCGGATTCGCCCCGGCCGCGATGCCCTCGCCCGGGCTGCCGACCTCCTCCGGGGCGCCAGGCGGGTCCTCATCTGGGCAGGCGGCGGCGTCCTCGCGTCCGGCGCTGAAGCTGAACTCCAGGAGCTGGCCGAATCGCTCGGCGCCCCGGTCGTCACCTCCGCGAACGGGCGCGGGGCAATCCCGGAGGACCACCCCCTCGCGCTCGGCCCGCTCTCAGCCCACCCGGCGCTCCAGGAGCTGTTCGATACGGCCGACGTCATCCTTGCCGTCGGCACCCGCTTCCAGGCCGGCGCGACCCGCAACTGGTCGCTGCGCTGGCCGGCCCGGCTCATCCACATCGACGCCGACCCGGGCGTCATCGGCCGAAATTACACCGCCGACGTCCCCGTGGTCGGCGATGCGCGCCTCGCACTGGCGGCCCTGGCCCGCGACCTCGCCGATGTCCGCATGGAGCCGGCGTTCGCTGCGCGCGCCGCCGACCTGCGTGCGGCGGCCCTGGCCCAAATCAGGCGCGAAATCGGCCCCGACTACGCGGCCATCATGGACGCAATCCGTGAGCTGGCTCCCCGCGACGCGCTCATCGTGCGCGATGCCACCGTCCCGGCCTACCTCTGGGGCAACCGCATCCTCCCGGTCCTCGCCCCACGGACGTCCATCTATCCGACATCCGCCGCTATCGGGCCCGCCCTGCCGCTCGCAATCGGCGCCGCCATCGGAGCCGGCCGTCCCGCAGTCGTTATCCAGGGCGACGGTGGATTCATGCTCAACATCGCCGAGCTGGCGACCGCCGCGCAGTACCGCGTGCCGGTTGTGGTGTGCGTTTTCAACGACCGCGGCTACGGCGTCCTCCGCACGATCGAGGCCCGCACGTTCGAAGGCCGCCAGTTCGGGGTCGACCTCGCAACGCCGGACTTCGTCCAGGTCGCCCGGGGTATGGGGGTTCCCGCCGAGGCGGTCGACTCACCAGCCACCTTCCGCGCCGCCCTCGAACGCGGGCTTGCCTCCGCTGGGCCCTGCTTGCTCGATATCGACATGTCGAAGCTCACGCCAATGGGCGGTCTCGGGTCGCCCCCGCCGAAACGGACGCCGGATATCGCTGACTGA
- a CDS encoding sulfurtransferase, protein MEYARPELLVEPDWLMDHLDDPGVRIIDCAVLEAYRRAHIPGAVHLPVHYYIKESGPPGADHGTFVMPPREFEALMGRLGVSNETLVVPYDDNNALLAARMWWVLNYYGHPNVRVLNGGWHRWLTEGRPVTFHATRPAPATFVARPNPDLIADAEYLKAHIGDPSCQILDARTDEEWNGTNDRGNRRVGRVPGAKHLEWLNFVEKGDLRRFLPAEEIDRLLAEAGFSRDRATITYCQGGIRAAHAAFAMTLVGYDNIRVYDGSMRDWANRDDTPLTLE, encoded by the coding sequence ATGGAGTACGCCCGGCCTGAGCTGCTCGTCGAGCCCGACTGGCTCATGGATCACCTCGACGACCCCGGCGTGCGCATCATCGACTGCGCCGTCCTCGAAGCCTACCGCCGCGCCCACATACCCGGCGCGGTTCACCTCCCGGTCCACTATTACATCAAGGAGTCCGGTCCGCCCGGTGCCGACCACGGTACCTTCGTGATGCCACCGCGCGAGTTCGAAGCGCTCATGGGCCGCCTCGGCGTCTCGAACGAAACCCTCGTCGTGCCCTACGACGACAACAACGCACTCCTCGCCGCGCGGATGTGGTGGGTGCTCAACTACTACGGCCATCCGAACGTCCGGGTGCTGAACGGCGGCTGGCACCGCTGGCTCACGGAAGGCCGGCCGGTCACCTTCCACGCCACGCGCCCCGCCCCGGCCACCTTCGTTGCCCGCCCGAACCCCGACCTTATCGCCGACGCGGAGTACCTCAAGGCGCACATCGGCGACCCCTCCTGTCAAATCCTCGATGCCCGGACCGACGAGGAGTGGAACGGCACCAACGACCGCGGCAACCGCCGCGTCGGCCGCGTCCCCGGCGCGAAGCACCTCGAGTGGCTGAACTTCGTGGAGAAGGGCGACCTCCGCCGCTTCCTCCCGGCCGAGGAGATCGATCGGCTCCTGGCCGAGGCCGGCTTCTCCCGCGACCGCGCCACCATTACGTACTGCCAGGGCGGTATCCGCGCCGCGCATGCCGCCTTCGCCATGACGCTCGTCGGCTACGACAACATCCGGGTCTACGACGGCTCCATGCGCGACTGGGCCAACCGCGACGACACCCCGCTCACGCTCGAATAG
- a CDS encoding glucose-6-phosphate isomerase, with the protein MLPAPLESAVNARLAALASNRIIDRIWARDHTVWQPEPAECADRLGWLTVHQQMFARLPAIAALRETLRAEGAASLLLLGMGGSSLAPEVMTSAFGPAPDALRFELLDSTDPRQLDALLARLDLAATVIAVSSKSGTTIETRSQFAFFRERLPDPHRYIVITDPGTPLEAEAHRLGIERLFLNPPDIGGRFSALSYFGLVPAILCGVDIPGMFGRLGPMARSCQDPDPAANPGAWLGAVMAEAALAGRDKLTVFLPQQVEGLGHWIEQLVAESTGKHGRGILPVEGERIGPPSVYGDDRLFVAYGPLDGLAELEASGQPVVRLPAIGPLDLAAEFFRWEFATAVAGHILGINPFDQPNVEEAKRLARRLLEGVAPEPVTPAPADVLASIRPGDYLAILAYLPRDRTTADRLERARHAFRDRLRVATTIGFGPRYLHSTGQLHKGGPNTGVFLVVEDPPSVDFPVPGEPFTFAQLEAAQARGDVAALLAHGRRVARLSLAELERLAFPA; encoded by the coding sequence ATGCTCCCGGCCCCACTGGAATCGGCCGTCAACGCCCGCCTCGCCGCCCTCGCCAGCAACCGCATCATCGACCGCATCTGGGCGCGCGACCACACCGTCTGGCAGCCGGAACCCGCCGAGTGCGCCGACCGGCTCGGATGGCTGACGGTCCACCAGCAGATGTTCGCGCGGCTCCCGGCCATCGCCGCGCTCCGGGAAACGCTGCGGGCCGAAGGTGCCGCCTCCTTGCTCCTGCTTGGCATGGGCGGCTCGAGCCTGGCGCCCGAGGTGATGACCTCGGCCTTCGGTCCCGCTCCCGATGCGCTCCGCTTCGAGCTCCTCGATTCGACCGACCCGCGGCAGCTTGACGCGCTCCTGGCGCGCCTCGACCTGGCCGCCACGGTCATCGCCGTCTCCAGCAAGTCCGGCACCACGATTGAGACCCGGAGCCAGTTCGCGTTTTTCCGGGAACGCCTCCCCGACCCGCACCGCTACATCGTGATCACCGACCCCGGCACGCCCCTCGAGGCCGAGGCCCACCGGCTCGGAATCGAACGGCTTTTCCTCAACCCGCCCGACATCGGCGGGCGCTTCTCCGCGCTGTCGTATTTCGGCCTGGTCCCGGCCATCCTCTGCGGCGTCGATATCCCCGGCATGTTCGGGCGCCTCGGCCCGATGGCCCGCTCCTGCCAGGACCCGGACCCTGCCGCGAACCCCGGTGCCTGGCTCGGGGCCGTCATGGCGGAAGCCGCGCTTGCCGGCCGCGACAAGCTCACCGTCTTCCTGCCCCAGCAGGTCGAAGGTCTCGGCCACTGGATCGAGCAGCTTGTCGCCGAATCGACCGGGAAGCACGGCCGCGGCATCCTCCCCGTCGAGGGCGAGCGAATCGGTCCGCCGTCGGTGTACGGCGACGACCGCCTCTTCGTCGCGTACGGCCCGCTCGATGGGCTCGCCGAGCTCGAAGCCTCCGGGCAGCCCGTGGTCCGGCTTCCTGCCATCGGCCCCCTCGACCTCGCTGCCGAGTTCTTCCGCTGGGAGTTCGCCACCGCGGTGGCCGGGCACATCCTCGGCATCAATCCGTTCGACCAGCCCAACGTCGAGGAAGCCAAGCGGCTGGCCCGCCGGCTCCTTGAAGGCGTTGCCCCCGAGCCCGTGACGCCGGCACCCGCCGACGTCCTCGCGAGCATCCGCCCCGGCGACTATCTCGCGATCCTCGCCTACCTTCCCCGCGACCGCACGACCGCTGACCGCCTTGAGCGCGCCCGTCACGCCTTCCGTGACCGCCTCCGCGTGGCGACGACCATCGGCTTCGGCCCCCGCTACCTCCACTCGACCGGCCAGCTTCACAAGGGCGGCCCGAACACCGGCGTGTTCCTTGTGGTCGAGGACCCGCCCAGCGTCGACTTCCCTGTGCCCGGGGAGCCCTTCACCTTCGCGCAGCTGGAAGCGGCGCAGGCCCGCGGCGATGTGGCGGCACTCCTTGCGCACGGCCGCCGGGTCGCCCGCCTCTCGCTGGCCGAACTCGAGCGCCTGGCGTTCCCGGCATGA
- the malQ gene encoding 4-alpha-glucanotransferase — MMGQRLAGILLHATSLPHPGTLGAPAHRFVDLLSRAGARAWQMLPVCPPGPYDSPYAGRSAFAGDDRLIDLEWLARRGWLAPQDAQLAPFGTPNRVDFAALRAARLPRLRRAFERFVAEGCRPRLAEFAAAHPWLDDYALFEALRELTGQPWWEWPAEYRNYPPSRPTPGTALADEVEFHRFLQYVFDLQWQELRDAAHARGILLIGDMPIFVDRDSADHWAHRSLFLLDASGNPAVVAGVPPDAFSDTGQRWGNPLYDWDAMRADGYAWWIARFRRALDLFDALRVDHFRGFVAAWHIPADEPTAVNGRWVPGPGRALFDALEAALGRLPIIVEDLGIITDDVRALRDELGYPGMAVLQFAFGGDPDNPYLPRNHRENQVVYTGTHDNDTTLGWWTSLPEWERDNVRRELGIDGSRIVDDLVRVALESVAETAIIPMQDLLALDGSHRMNHPGRAEGNWTWRYAPEQVTPDRLEFFRALVERTGRDGTRR; from the coding sequence ATGATGGGCCAGCGACTCGCAGGCATCCTGCTCCACGCCACCTCCCTCCCGCACCCCGGCACCCTCGGCGCACCGGCCCATCGTTTCGTCGACCTGCTCAGCCGGGCCGGCGCGCGCGCCTGGCAGATGCTGCCCGTCTGTCCGCCGGGTCCCTACGATTCGCCCTACGCCGGTCGTTCTGCGTTCGCCGGCGACGACCGCCTGATCGACCTCGAATGGCTTGCCCGCCGCGGCTGGCTCGCGCCCCAGGACGCGCAGCTTGCGCCCTTCGGCACCCCGAACCGGGTCGACTTCGCCGCTCTTCGCGCAGCGCGGCTCCCGCGCCTCCGGCGGGCGTTCGAACGCTTCGTCGCCGAGGGTTGCAGGCCGCGCCTTGCCGAATTCGCCGCGGCCCACCCCTGGCTCGATGACTACGCCCTGTTCGAAGCGCTGCGCGAACTCACCGGCCAGCCCTGGTGGGAGTGGCCGGCCGAGTACCGAAACTACCCGCCCTCGCGGCCGACGCCCGGCACCGCCCTCGCCGACGAGGTCGAGTTCCACCGCTTCCTGCAGTACGTGTTCGACCTCCAGTGGCAGGAGCTTCGGGATGCCGCACACGCGCGCGGCATCCTCCTCATCGGCGATATGCCCATCTTCGTCGACCGCGACAGCGCCGACCACTGGGCCCACCGCTCCCTCTTCCTCCTCGATGCCAGCGGCAACCCAGCCGTCGTCGCCGGCGTTCCGCCCGATGCCTTCAGCGACACCGGGCAGCGCTGGGGCAACCCGCTCTACGACTGGGATGCCATGCGCGCCGATGGCTACGCCTGGTGGATTGCCCGCTTCCGCCGCGCCCTCGACCTCTTCGATGCCCTCAGGGTCGACCACTTCCGCGGCTTCGTCGCAGCCTGGCACATCCCCGCCGACGAACCGACCGCTGTCAATGGCCGCTGGGTGCCCGGCCCGGGCCGCGCCCTCTTCGACGCCCTCGAAGCTGCCCTCGGGCGGCTGCCCATCATCGTCGAAGACCTGGGCATCATCACCGACGACGTCCGCGCGCTCCGCGACGAGCTCGGCTACCCCGGGATGGCCGTCCTCCAGTTCGCCTTCGGCGGCGACCCCGACAATCCGTACCTTCCCCGGAACCACCGCGAAAACCAGGTCGTCTACACCGGTACCCACGACAACGACACCACCCTCGGCTGGTGGACGAGCCTCCCCGAATGGGAGCGCGACAACGTCCGCCGCGAACTCGGCATCGACGGGTCACGCATTGTCGACGACCTCGTCCGTGTGGCCCTCGAAAGCGTCGCCGAAACTGCCATCATCCCCATGCAGGACCTCCTTGCCCTCGATGGCAGCCACCGCATGAACCATCCCGGCCGCGCTGAAGGCAACTGGACCTGGCGGTACGCACCGGAGCAGGTGACGCCCGACCGCCTCGAGTTCTTCCGCGCACTCGTCGAACGCACGGGCAGGGACGGCACCCGCCGCTGA